One region of Chrysemys picta bellii isolate R12L10 chromosome 21, ASM1138683v2, whole genome shotgun sequence genomic DNA includes:
- the LOC101933968 gene encoding tumor necrosis factor receptor superfamily member 14 has protein sequence MPSGDRHRQALRAGLRSMLRIFVIFLVTQLPHSEAPQCYPGEYEINGECCPLCSAGSRVFKHCTQNVSTTCMPCVDDTYTEHPNGLKECMRCKVCDAGARLMIKEKCTYTKNTVCGCVPGDFCPHPAGLDCEICSPYTICLPGSMVKIPGTEFLDNVCEVCPEGTFSATNMLRTCQPWTRCEEEGMREQKAGTATSDAICVRRGLSTTAIALIIVLALSLLSAFAGTAFFLWRRRKRKDGGTPAQETGGELNEEVAENLIQTNKKRTDAALPVQETTKNSGTSTLHSTRTNTGKSRCTFSKWGKRENHSSALQVREEEHGEESLLQS, from the exons ATGCCCAGCGGGGACCGGCACAGACAGGCTCTGCGGGCTGGTCTCAGGTCCATGCTCCGG AtttttgtcattttcttggtaACACAACTACCTCATTCGGAAGCTCCACAGTGCTACCCCGGCGAATATGAAATAAATGGTGAATGCTGTCCCCTGTGCAGTGCTG gGAGCAGGGTGTTCAAACATTGTACACAAAATGTCAGCACAACATGCATGCCCTGTGTGGACGACACATATACAGAGCATCCCAATGGCCTAAAAGAGTGCATGAGATGTAAAGTCTGCGATGCAG GAGCCCGACTGATGATAAAAGAAAAATGCACGTATACGAAGAACACCGTGTGCGGCTGTGTCCCGGGGGATTTCTGCCCACATCCAGCAGGCCTGGACTGTGAAATATGTAGTCCCTACACCATCTGCCTCCCTGGCTCTATGGTGAAAATACCTG GCACAGAATTCCTTGACAACGTATGTGAGGTTTGCCCTGAAGGAACCTTCTCAGCAACCAACATGTTACGCACCTGTCAGCCATGGACCAG GTGTGAAGAGGAAGGGATGAGAGAACAAAAGGCCGGGACAGCCACTTCTGATGCAATTTGTGTACGAAGAGGCCTTtctaccacagcgatagcattgATAATTGTCCTTGCTCTCTCACTTTTATCTGCATTTGCTGGAACAGCGTTCTTTttatggaggaggaggaagagaaaagatggcGGAACAC ctgcacaggagacAGGG GGTGAGTTAAACGAAGAAGTTGCGGAAAATTTGATACAGACTAATAAAAAAAGGACTGATGCAGCCCTCCCTGTTCAGGAAACTACTAAAAACTCTGGCACATCCACCCTTCACAGCACCCGAACAAACACAGGCAAGAGCCGATGCACTTTTTcaaagtgggggaagagagaaaaccaTTCGTCAGCCCTGCAAGTGAGAGAGGAGGAACACGGAGAGGAGTCTCTACTACAGAGCTAG